From the Lathyrus oleraceus cultivar Zhongwan6 chromosome 4, CAAS_Psat_ZW6_1.0, whole genome shotgun sequence genome, one window contains:
- the LOC127138457 gene encoding cellulose synthase A catalytic subunit 7 [UDP-forming]: MEASAGLVAGSHNRNELVVIHGHEEHKPLKNLDGQVCEICGDDVGLTVDGDLFVACNECGFPVCRPCYEYERREGRQLCPQCKTRYKRLKGSPRVEGDDDEEDVDDIEHEFNIEDKMNNHDHSAEAMLHGKMSYGRGPEDDENAHFPAVIAGGRSRPVSGEFPISSHGYGDQMLSSSLHKRVHPYSTSDPRSVGWDEKREDGSYDRVDDWKLQQGNLGPEPDEDLDGAMSDEARQPLSRKVPIASSKINPYRMVIVARLVILAFFLRYRLMNPVHDAMGLWLTSIICEIWFALSWILDQFPKWYPIDRETYLDRLSIRYEREGEPNMLAPVDVFVSTVDPLKEPPLNTANTVLSILAMDYPIDKISCYISDDGASMCTFEALSETAEFARKWVPFCKKFLIEPRAPEMYFSEKIDYLKDKVQPTFVKERRSMKREYEEFKVRINALVAKAQKVPAGGWIMQDGTPWPGNNTKDHPGMIQVFLGHSGGHDSEGNQLPRLVYVSREKRPGFQHHKKAGAMNALVRVSAVLTNAPYMLNLDCDHYINNSKAVREAMCFLMDPQTGKKVCYVQFPQRFDGIDTNDRYANRNTVFFDINMKGLDGIQGPVYVGTGCVFRRQALYGYNPPKGPKRPKMVSCDCCPCFGRRKKVKHAMTDANGEAASLRGMDDDKELLMSQMNFEKTFGQSSIFVTSTLMEEGGVPPSSSPASQLKEAIHVISCGYEDKTEWGLQLGWIYGSITEDILTGFKMHCRGWRSIYCMPKRVAFKGTAPINLSDRLNQVLRWALGSIEIFFSHHCPLWYGHKEGNLKWLERFAYANTTIYPFTSIPLVAYCILPAVCLLTDKFIMPPISTFASLYFVALFTSIMATGILELKWSGVSIEEWWRNEQFWVIGGVSAHLFAVIQGLLKVLAGIDTNFTVTAKATDDEDFGELYAIKWTTLLIPPTTILIINIVGVVAGISDAINNGYQSWGPLFGKLFFSFWVIVHLYPFLKGLMGRQNRTPTIVVIWSVLLASIFSLLWVRIDPFVLKTKGPDTKLCGINC, from the exons ATGGAAGCCAGCGCCGGATTAGTCGCTGGTTCGCATAATCGTAACGAGCTTGTTGTCATTCATGGCCATGAAGAG CATAAACCTTTGAAGAACTTGGATGGTCAAGTCTGTGAGATATGTGGTGATGATGTTGGACTCACTGTGGATGGAGACTTGTTTGTGGCATGCAATGAGTGCGGTTTTCCGGTGTGTCGCCCGTGCTATGAATATGAAAGAAGGGAGGGGAGACAACTCTGTCCTCAGTGCAAAACCAGATACAAGCGTCTCAAAG GGAGTCCTCGAGTTGAGGGAGATGATGACGAGGAGGATGTGGACGATATTGAACATGAATTCAACATTGAGGACAAAATGAACAATCATGATCATTCTGCTGAGGCCATGCTGCATGGGAAGATGAGCTATGGCAGAGGTCctgaagatgatgagaatgcaCACTTCCCAGCTGTTATTGCTGGCGGCCGCTCTCGCCCT GTGAGTGGTGAGTTTCCAATTTCATCTCATGGTTATGGAGACCAGATGTTATCTTCTTCGCTGCATAAAAGAGTTCATCCATATTCCACATCTGATCCTC GAAGTGTGGGATGGGATGAAAAGAGAGAAGATGGATCATATGATAGAGTGGATGACTGGAAATTACAGCAAGGAAATTTGGGACCTGAACCTGATGAAGATCTAGATGGAGCCAT GTCAGATGAAGCAAGACAGCCGCTGTCAAGGAAGGTACCGATAGCATCGAGCAAAATCAATCCATATAGGATGGTGATCGTGGCACGGCTTGTTATTCTCGCCTTCTTCCTCCGATACAGACTTATGAACCCGGTTCATGATGCAATGGGACTATGGCTAACTTCTATTATATGTGAAATCTGGTTTGCTTTGTCATGGATCCTTGATCAGTTTCCCAAATGGTATCCTATTGATAGAGAAACCTACCTTGACCGCCTTTCAATCAG GTACGAGCGCGAAGGTGAACCCAATATGCTTGCTCCGGTGGATGTCTTCGTCAGTACCGTGGATCCCTTGAAGGAACCTCCTCTGAATACGGCAAACACAGTTCTTTCAATCTTGGCAATGGACTACCCCATTGATAAGATATCATGCTACATTTCTGATGATGGAGCTTCGATGTGTACATTTGAAGCCTTGTCAGAGACGGCGGAGTTTGCTAGGAAGTGGGTGCCATTCTGTAAGAAATTTTTGATAGAACCCCGCGCACCAGAGATGTATTTTTCTGAGAAAATTGACTATCTAAAGGACAAGGTGCAGCCCACTTTTGTCAAAGAACGTCGATCTATGAAG AGAGAATATGAAGAGTTTAAGGTTAGGATCAACGCGCTTGTCGCAAAAGCCCAGAAGGTTCCTGCAGGAGGGTGGATTATGCAGGATGGGACACCATGGCCAGGAAACAATACTAAAGATCATCCTGGTATGATTCAAGTCTTTCTTGGTCACAGTGGAGGTCATGATAGTGAAGGAAACCAGCTTCCTCGCCTTGTTTATGTATCCAGAGAGAAAAGGCCTGGATTTCAACACCACAAGAAAGCCGGTGCCATGAATGCTCTG GTTCGAGTCTCTGCTGTACTTACAAATGCTCCTTACATGCTGAACTTGGATTGTGATCATTATATCAATAACAGCAAAGCTGTCCGAGAGGCCATGTGCTTCTTAATGGACCCCCAAACAGGGAAGAAGGTCTGCTACGTCCAATTTCCTCAAAGATTCGATGGCATTGATACAAATGATCGTTATGCTAATAGGAACACAGTTTTCTTTGAT ATTAATATGAAGGGTCTAGATGGTATTCAGGGTCCTGTATATGTCGGCACAGGGTGTGTATTTAGAAGGCAAGCTTTATATGGATATAATCCTCCCAAGGGTCCCAAGCGTCCAAAAATGGTCAGCTGTGATTGCTGCCCATGTTTTGGAAGGCGCAAGAAGGTTAAGCATGCAATGACCGATGCAAATGGAGAGGCTGCAAGCCTAAGAG GAATGGATGATGATAAAGAATTACTGATGTCCCAGATGAATTTTGAGAAGACATTTGGGCAGTCGTCAATTTTCGTGACTTCAACCTTGATGGAAGAGGGTGGTGTACCTCCTTCCTCAAGTCCAGCAAGCCAGCTTAAAGAAGCCATTCATGTAATCAGTTGCGGATACGAAGATAAAACTGAATGGGGGCTTCAG CTTGGTTGGATTTATGGATCTATTACAGAGGATATTCTAACAGGCTTTAAGATGCATTGCCGTGGTTGGAGATCCATTTATTGTATGCCAAAGAGAGTAGCATTCAAGGGTACGGCTCCCATCAACTTGTCAGATAGGCTCAACCAGGTGCTTCGTTGGGCCCTTGGCTCCATTGAGATCTTCTTCAGTCATCATTGCCCCTTATGGTATGGCCACAAGGAAGGGAACCTGAAATGGCTGGAGCGATTTGCCTATGCAAACACAACTATCTACCCCTTCACCTCCATACCTCTAGTTGCCTACTGTATTCTTCCTGCTGTCTGCTTACTCACCGACAAATTCATCATGCCACCG ATAAGCACTTTTGCTAGTTTGTACTTTGTTGCTCTCTTCACTTCAATCATGGCAACGGGCATTCTTGAGTTAAAATGGAGTGGTGTCAGCATTGAGGAATGGTGGAGAAATGAGCAGTTCTGGGTCATCGGTGGTGTATCAGCACATCTCTTTGCTGTCATACAAGGTCTTCTAAAGGTTCTTGCTGGGATTGACACCAACTTCACTGTTACAGCCAAGGCAACAGATGATGAGGACTTCGGAGAATTATACGCCATTAAGTGGACTACTCTCCTAATTCCTCCAACCACTATCTTGATAATCAATATTGTTGGGGTTGTTGCTGGAATCTCAGATGCCATTAACAATGGATATCAATCATGGGGACCTCTATTCGGAAAACTCTTCTTTTCCTTCTGGGTGATTGTCCATCTGTATCCATTCCTTAAAGGTTTGATGGGCCGACAAAACCGAACACCCACCATTGTTGTGATCTGGTCCGTATTGTTGGCTTCCATTTTCTCCTTGCTATGGGTAAGAATTGACCCATTCGTGCTCAAAACTAAGGGACCTGATACCAAGCTATGTGGAATCAACTGTTAA